One Hevea brasiliensis isolate MT/VB/25A 57/8 chromosome 5, ASM3005281v1, whole genome shotgun sequence genomic region harbors:
- the LOC110635778 gene encoding ABC transporter I family member 20-like gives MGVLEHQEPTIEINGLKFTYPGIDGHPPPGSKPLIDDFSLTLKSGDRCLLVGSMALVRITFSEENDNTEDIGRKHMVEPQMVRVLGRSAFHDTALTSSGDLLEVRCCFAGLEVPIQIDVSTKKMIFGLVGIGPQRKAELIKVLDIDLSWRMHKVSDGQRRRVQICMGLLRPFKVLLLDEITVDLDVLARADLLKFLRKECEERGATIIYATHIFDGLEEWPTHIVYVAHGKLQLAMPMAKVKEISNLSLMRTVESWLRKERDEERRRRKERKASGLPEFQKQMEGSRVTGDPSSAAVHAMNNGWAAGRLHSTIAGEENFFLSSNRVLRQ, from the exons ATGGGTGTCCTGGAGCATCAAGAACCAACAATAGAGATCAACGGCCTGAAGTTCACGTATCCAGGTATCGACGGGCACCCACCGCCTGGGTCGAAACCTCTGATAGATGATTTCTCTCTCACTCTCAAGTCCGGTGACCGGTGCCTTCTCGTTGGATCAATGGCGCTGGTTCGTATAACCTTTTCAGA GGAAAACGACAATACTGAAGATATTGGGAGGAAGCACATGGTGGAGCCTCAAATGGTTCGCGTGTTAGGAAGGTCTGCTTTTCACGACACTGCTTTGACGTCCTCCGGTGATCTCT TGGAGGTGAGATGTTGCTTTGCTGGGTTAGAGGTTCCCATACAAATTGATGTTTCTACAAAGAAAATGATATTTGGTTTAGTAGGAATTGGTCCTCAAAGAAAAGCTGAACTAATCAAG GTATTAGATATTGATCTGTCATGGAGGATGCACAAGGTTTCTGATGGTCAAAGAAGAAGAGTGCAAATTTGCATGGGTCTCCTTAGGCCATTTAAG GTTCTTCTTCTTGATGAGATAACAGTTGACCTTGATGTGCTGGCAAGGGCTGACCTTCTGAAGTTTCTAAGAAAGGAATGTGAAGAAAGAGGTGCCACAATAATTTACGCAACACATATATTTGATGGATTAGAGGAGTGGCCAACACATATT GTGTATGTGGCTCATGGGAAGTTACAGTTAGCAATGCCAATGGCAAAAGTCAAGGAGATTAGTAATTTATCACTTATG AGGACAGTAGAGAGCTGGCTGAGGAAAGAAAGAGATGAGGAGAGGaggagaagaaaagaaagaaaggcaAGTGGTCTTCCAGAATTTCAAAAACAAATGGAGGGAAGCCGAGTTACTGGTGATCCATCTTCTGCTGCTGTTCATGCTATGAACAATGGTTGGGCTGCTGGTAGACTGCACTCAACCATTGCAGGTGAAGAGAACTTCTTCTTAAGCTCAAATAGAGTTTTGAGACAGTAG